Below is a window of Mucilaginibacter terrenus DNA.
TTGCTTCTACAGCATTTGCTACACGTTGAGGGTGGTCAGTTTGTCCCGGAATCCCCTGGTCAGTTTGCCCCGGAATTGGTGGTCAGCTTGCCCCGGAATCAGGTGGTCTCGTTCATCAGAATCTCCAGTATAGTCTCTAAGAAGGTAAACTTTTTAATGGGTGACGGTATCGTTACCAAAGGTGACACGAAGGCGTTTAAAGCTGACCTGAACCCGGTAGACACTGCCGAAGAACTGATACAAAAGTTGGTTTACGATTATGTAGTGTTCAACTACTTCGCAATTGAAGTACAGTATGACCTATTAAACAATAAGCCATTATATTTTAACCATATCCCGGCTAACCAACTAAGAAGCAACAAATCTAAAACTAAGTTTTGGGTGTGTGATGACTGGCAAGCCAAAAAGAACCTACTGACCTATGACCGTTGGGTTAAGGGCAAGAACGAAGACCGCAAATCAAAGGTTTTCTTTTATTCAGGCTACGTACCATCTGTATCAACTGTTTACCCGAACGTAGATTATTCAGGCGCAATTACCGCAATGGTAACTGACATCCTGATTAACAACTTTAACAAAAACAACATTGAAGACGGTTTCAGCCCGGCGCATATCATCAACTTTTTTAAAGGTGTTCCAACGGCAGAAGATGCTAAAGCTTTTGAAAGAAAGTTTGCGGAAACCTACAAGGGTGTTGACGGCTTAAAGTACCTTTTATCTTGGAATAACGCAGATGGTAAAGCACCTGAAATAAATACAATCGCAGGTGATGATTACGCTACCAAACTGATTGAAGTAGTTAAGAAAATTGAGAATGCTATCCTGCAATCCCATTCAGCAACCCGTTTATTATTTGGTGTTGAAACCGAAGGCAGCTTAGGCGGTAACGGTGCAGAACTCGAAATTCAATTTGAGATTTTTAAACAGACGTGGGTTAAGAACACCCGTAATGTGATTGAATCCGGGCTTAATAAATTGTTTGCTGATGCCGGGCTACCTGCAATAGAATTTAAAGACAAAACAACGCTGTTTTCAGCTTCATTAGAGAGCGCAACCCGTGAAAAGGTACTCACTATAGATGAACTCCGAGCGATTGATGGTAAGCCTGTTTTGCCTAACGGCGAAGGTGCTAAACTGTTAACGGCAGCAGCCCCGGTACAAGCCCCGGCATTTAATCAGAATAGATTTTCGGCTACTGGTAAGATGCTTACAGATGCAGATTTTGAACTGGTAAAAGACTTAGGAACTCATAAAGCTGATTTTGACTTTGTAGAAAATGAGTTCTCAAAATTTGCTGATGACCAGATTGACAATTACCTGATAACTGAAAAGATTGATGGTAAATCATTAGAACAAATTAAAGCAGATATTAAGTCTAAACTGGATACTTTAATATCAGTAGATGACCTTACAAAAAGGCTAAATAAGCTTACAGAAGCTAAAATAATCAAATCTGACATCACGGATAGCAAAGTCAACATTAAGCCTGTAGAAGCCCCAAAACAGGGCAACGAAGTGCAGGTAATGTATGAGTATAAGGTACGTCCGGGATATGGTGAACCCTTGATTGATACAAGCCGGGGTTTTTGTGTAAAGCTTATCAATAACGACCGTCTTTATAGCCGTGCTGACATTCAAACGATGTCTTCAATCTTTGGCTATGATGTCTATGCTCATTGTGGTGGATGGTATACCGACCCCGCTACAGGCAAAGCAGAAAACCAGTGCCGTCACCAGTGGTCAAAAGTAAGAGTGATAAGAAAGGGCGGTGTGCAGTAATGAAGAAGATACAGTTTATCAGCGTACAGGAACTGAAAGATAGTTCAATCGTACAGACCAATGTTGACGAAAAGATATTAAGTCAATGCATCACTGAGTTCCAGGAACTGGAACTACAGCAGGTATTAGGTAAAGCCACCTACAAACGGCTATCAAACGTACTGGTGTCGGGTGCTACAATCAGTGGTTACACGTACTCAGATGAAGATACTTTACTGTTTGACGTGATTAAACCTGTAATGGTATATGGCAGCTTACTTTATAGCATCAGTCCGCTTCACTACAAGCTAACCAATAAGGGCGTTCAAAA
It encodes the following:
- a CDS encoding DUF6712 family protein; amino-acid sequence: MKKIQFISVQELKDSSIVQTNVDEKILSQCITEFQELELQQVLGKATYKRLSNVLVSGATISGYTYSDEDTLLFDVIKPVMVYGSLLYSISPLHYKLTNKGVQNITDDNAKTGDGRDLESLKSNYTTKLEGYKRFLIEHLETDEDPETEAPCSTDTTFAITGISIPDNSFNEEEAYRASAYKTGYYRRIIY